A region from the Chrysoperla carnea chromosome 4, inChrCarn1.1, whole genome shotgun sequence genome encodes:
- the LOC123298036 gene encoding zinc finger protein 501-like, translated as MEIYDSDTVTKALQDTKIKNKTKLVKCHLCGYLALNRRGLSLHIAHIHKEMKNRWCSTCYIEVVNLEEHKKSHECDRAFKCTFCDKSFRHQGHLTEHIRSHSGERPHKCDNCNKGFVSARHLRIHMRVHTGEKPYQCDICLKRFTQKGALASHSKRHARYKCKLCDLNFTKLKYLAQHILETSHGENQDNNAKSVNLLKNETIDPVDDIQDEKDLPNIEDEDFNIENEESNLENLEDKIWGTENIQTGPKNIASVVDNENECLNKGSVCQVCDKRFSSHPKLRLHMRLHTGDTPYSCNFCKKRFCTRAQLDVHVRTHTGEKPHVCHICGKGFAQSSVLNTHMKLHTGRPEQCSICEQRFCRPAELRLHMRKHTGEKPYLCTECGQTFIQSSHLVEHKRTHSDERPFPCPHCKRAFKHKTTLRSHIQIHTGEKPFKCKHCSYACRQSYSLTQHMRQHADSNLKQHECPACWKRFSSIHLLKAHTENEHEVIIA; from the exons ATGGAAATATATGATTCAGACACTGTAACAAAAGCTTTACAAgacactaaaataaaaaataagactaAATTGGTTAAATGTCATCTTTGTGGGTATTTAGCGTTAAATCGTCGTGGATTGAGTTTGCATATTGCACACATTCATAA agaaatgAAAAATCGATGGTGTTCCACTTGTTATATAGAAGTTGTTAATCTAGAAGAACATAAAAAATCGcatgaatgtgatagagcattTAAGTGTACATTTTGTGATAAAAGTTTTCGCCATCAAGGCCATTTGACTGAACATATTCGTAGTCACTCAG GCGAACGCCCTCATAAATGTGATAATTGTAATAAAGGGTTTGTATCAGCGAGACATTTACGTATACATATGCGAGTTCATACTGGTGAAAAGCCTTATCAATGtgatatatgtttaaaaagatTTACTCAAAAAGGTGCTTTAGCATCACATTCTAAGAGACATGCCCGATATAAATGCAAG ttatgtgatttaaattttacaaagctAAAATATTTAGCCCAACATATTCTAGAAACTAGTCATGGTGAAAATCAAGACAACAACGCAAAATcagtgaatttattaaaaaatgaaacaatagaTCCAGTAGATGATATTCAAGACGAAAAAGATTTACCAAACATTGAAGATGaagattttaatattgaaaatgaagaatcgaatttagaaaatttagaagataaaat ttGGGGAACTGAAAATATTCAAACTGGTCCAAAAAACATTGCAAGTGTCGTTGATAACGAAAATGAATGTTTAAATAAAGGCTCGGTTTGTCAAGTGTGCGATAAGAGATTTAG TTCTCATCCAAAATTACGATTACATATGAGATTGCATACTGGTGATACACCATAttcatgtaatttttgtaaaaaacgaTTTTGTACCAGAGCTCAATTAGATGTCCATGTTCGAACACATACAGGGGAGAAACCTCATGTCTGTCATATATGTGGAAAA ggGTTTGCTCAATCTAGTGTTTTAAATACCCATATGAAATTGCATACTGGACGCCCGGAGCAATGTTCTATTTGTGAACAACGATTTTGTAGACCTGCTGAATTACGGCTTCATATGCGAAAACATACAG GTGAAAAACCATATCTATGCACTGAATGTGGTCAAACATTTATACAATCTAGTCATTTAGTTGAACATAAAAGAACGCACAGTGATGAAAGGCCATTTCCATGTCCACATTGTAAACGAGcttttaaacataaaacaacATTACGATCGCATATACAAATTCATACTGGTGAAAAGCCTTTCAAATGTAAACATTGTTCGTATGCATGTCGTCAAAGTTACAGTTTGACACAACATATGCGTCAACATGCTGATAGCAACTTGAAACAGCACGAATGCCCAGCATGTTGGAAACGTTTTTCaagtattcatttattaaagGCACATACTGAGAATGAACATGAAGTGATTATTGCCTGA
- the LOC123297836 gene encoding putative fatty acyl-CoA reductase CG5065, whose product MESLTEIQKFYANKNILITGSTGFIGQLLIDKLLRACPDIKRIYVIIRSKKGQTASERIDSYFEKPIFDLLKNENPHYKSKLFGIIGDLTKPLLGLSDADQELLQQNINIVIHAGATVGFLDKLQSSVKINLIGTRDLFTFCKSFKNLEVFLYISSAYSNCPWKYVEEKIYDYPNTITWDRLASIVEILNENELDTLTPHLLGNWPNTYCFSKAMTETMLKESIDNKFPVVILRPGIVISTAYEPVKGWADNWQSPTGIIAAFYTGYLKTMLINRKAETNLIPADMCAHAAIAAIWDGTKNRSSKELLRIYNYALPEKFFTWGNLMDYVITLNKKYPISGGIGLWFIVCNTSRLKNNILQLFLHTIPAYMIHGLLVLMGQQPKIIRQYRRNQKQVDVVAYFCSQEWKFENKNITALWDRLSDADKRIFKFSLKDIDWDSFMEVYILGVRKYLFKEDESTIPYAKKRRQMYVNFLNHSVLRFLCHFVPP is encoded by the exons atgGAATCGTTaacagaaatacaaaaattttacgcaaataaaaatatattaattacggGGAGTACAGGCTTCATTGGtcaattattaattgataaattattaagaGCATGTCCAGATATCAAacgaatttatgtaattattcgAAGTAAGAAAGGTCAAACTGCATCTGAACGAATTGATTCGTATTTCGAGAAACCG atatttgatttattgaaaaatgaaaatccacattacaaatcaaaattatttggtaTTATTGGAGATTTAACAAAACCATTATTAGGTTTAAGTGATGCAGATCAAGAGttattacaacaaaatataaatatagttatTCATGCGGGAGCAACTGTTGGATTCTTAGATAAACTACAAAGTTCGGTGAAAATAAACCTAATTGGGACTAGAGATCTTTTTACGTtttgtaaatcatttaaaaatttggaa GTTTTCCTTTACATATCATCAGCCTATTCAAATTGCCCGTGGAAGTatgttgaagaaaaaatttacgattaTCCAAATACAATAACATGGGATCGCTTGGCTAGTATTGtcgaaattttaaatgaaaatgaattggATACGCTTACCCCACATTTATTGGGTAACTGGCCCAATACTTATTGTTTCAGTAAAGCAATGACTGAAACAATGTTGAAAGAAagcatagataataaatttccCGTTGTAATTTTACGCCCAGGAATAG taatttcCACCGCATACGAACCAGTTAAAGGGTGGGCAGATAATTGGCAGAGTCCTACTGGTATTATCGCAGcattttatacagggtatttaaaaacaatgttaATTAATCGTAAAGCAGAAACCAATTTAATTCCTGCTGATATGTGTGCCCATGCAGCAATTGCTGCAATATGGGATGGTACAAAAAATCGGTCATC CAAAGAATTACTTCGCATTTATAATTATGctttacccgaaaaattttttacttggggtaatttaatggattatGTAATAACTTTGAATAAGAAATACCCTATTTCCGGCGGTATTGGACTATGGTTTATCGTATGCAATACATCAAGGctcaaaaataacatattacaaCTATTTCTACATACAATTCCTGCATATATGATACATGGCTTGCTTGTTTTAATGGGCCAACAaccaaa aataatacGACAATATAGACGAAACCAAAAACAAGTTGATGTGGTTGCATATTTTTGCTCACAAGAATGGAaatttgagaataaaaatattactgcaTTATGGGATCGATTATCAGACGcagataaaagaatttttaagttCAGTCTAAAAGATATTGACTGGGATAGTTTTATGGAAGTTTATATTCTAGGAGttcgtaaatatttatttaaagaagatGAAAGTACAATACCGTATGCAAAGAAAAGGAGACaaatgtatgtaaatttcttaaaCCATAGCGTTCTACGTTTTTTATGCCACTTTGTTCCACCCTGA
- the LOC123298548 gene encoding U7 snRNA-associated Sm-like protein LSm10 — MANRGSKRERFYFFNNLSGLVKSLEKKYILIDLRNDLAVDGRIIHVDGFSNVTMEDAILIDTLGQQTYFEEFFIHARNIRYVHLPEDINVNEQLESLLKQLTYRMPRENTKVTNRKIRALQKHRETVQNLRHK, encoded by the coding sequence ATGGCTAACCGCGGTTCTAAACGTGaacgtttttacttttttaataatttatcaggGTTAGTAaaatctttagaaaaaaaatacattttaattgatttacgCAATGATCTTGCTGTTGATGGAAGAATAATTCATGTTGATGGTTTTTCAAATGTTACAATGGAGGACGCAATTCTTATCGATACCTTAGGACAACAAActtattttgaagaattttttatacatgCCAGAAATATTCGATATGTGCATTTACCTGAAGATATAAATGTAAATGAGCAATTAGAATCGTTATTGAAGCAGTTAACTTATCGCATGCCAAGAGAAAATACAAAAGTTACTAATCGAAAAATAAGGGCGCTACAAAAACATCGCGAAACTGTCCAGAATTTACGACATAagtaa
- the LOC123297958 gene encoding conserved oligomeric Golgi complex subunit 2, with product MHLPSKNSFHDEFLQDDFSVDAFLQNYSGTYTLEGLRDALSLHLKSLESRMIDIVNSESDTILSLSSSLNGLDDKIDNLRSSLEQLKEEVMSVLRIIEYNLKTVKSLLDSKKNIHIEKRNYVNLIQAMLCCERVKRILESESYSKPLQSDILLRAVDQYLLQETHLEQCDQNLLTDIENKDIVNVKRLVYKNYTESFLDAFTKKNSEEILRILQIGVFLRNQKDTEQLIRQKIVSPKLNDLINEKAFTQKGLVKLYESISKFVSDELELILNLTSDSNNGIEGYNFFINSVWVDIEEKLRINLSSIFAPGNPSVFQNRFIQTMNFFTTLNNKWATNNETIFQHTSYEVHMKRWNLPVYFQICFNDIVLPYERILVEDNLTKMYTEKSTDNNFKLLATSSALRSINRCLEPDIYIPQIVHKFWKLVLQIISRYNTWVTSQLTLYTNIKIEDDSSAFEEKMKFLTYLQYDIKLLSMKINDINKTIFPEPILNIVTQNLESCSGMLLKKLAEVETIISTCLSAQSIFALKQVSNIPRLYRKTNRSVPTEPAPYVYKVLETPQTFVKNYQNLFHKPTFELILTNIYEKITNEYVNVVDEILTQVRKTEDSLRRLKKVRQSQTSDSGIVGDDQKIRIQLQLDVKYFCEEVRKNSSNVNLSPLINLVKDTN from the exons atgcaTTTGCCGtcgaaaaattcatttcatgaCGAATTTCTCCAA gatGACTTCTCCGTCGATgcttttttacaaaactatagTGGAACATACACTTTGGAAGGATTAAGAGACGCTTTaagtttacatttaaaatctTTAGAATCACGTATGATTGATATTGTTAATTCTGAATCAGATACAATATTAAGTTTGTCAAGTAGTTTAAATGGTCTTGacgataaaattgataatttacgTTCATCGTTAGAGCAACTGAAAGAAGAAGTTATG TCTGTGCTGCGTATTAttgaatacaatttaaaaactgtaaaaagcTTATTGGATAGTAAGAAAAATATTCACATTGAAAAACgcaattatgtaaatttaatacaAGCAATGTTGTGCTGTGAACGAGTTAAAAGGATTTTAGAATCGGAGTCTTATTCGAAGCCATTACAGAGTGATATTTTATTACGGGCTGTTGATCAATACCTTTTGCAAGAGACACATTTAGAACAATGTGATCAAAATCTTTTAACTGATATTGAAAATAAGGACATTGTTAATGTTAAAcgtttagtttataaaaattatacggAATCGTTTTTAG atgcatttacgaaaaaaaattcagagGAAATTCTTCGTATTTTACAAATTGGTGTATTTTTACGCAATCAAAAAGATACGGAACAACTTATTCGTCAGAAAATCGTCTCACCAAAATTAAATGATCTGATTAATGAAAAAGCATTCACTCAAAAGGGATtggtaaaattatatgaaagtaTTTCGAAATTTGTATCGGATGAGTtggaattaatattaaatttaacatcaGATAG CAATAATGGAATAGaaggatataattttttcataaacagcGTGTGGGTTGATATTGAAGAAAAACTTCGAATCAATTTAAGTTCTATATTTGCACCTGGCAATCCATCAGTATTTCAAAACCGTTTTATACAAACCATGAACTTTTTTACcaccttaaataataaatgggcaacaaataatgaaacaatttttcaacataCCTCGTATGAAGTTCATATGAAACGTTGGAACTTACCAGTATACTTTCAAATTTGCTTTAATGATATTGTTTTACCATATGAAAGAATTTTAGTTGAggataatttaacaaaaatgtatacTGAAAAAAGTacggataataattttaagctaCTAGCAACATCGAGTGCATTACGAAGTATTAATCGTTGTTTAGAACCAGATATTTACATTCCACAAATAGTACATAAGTTTTGGAAATtagttttacaaataatttctagaTATAATACATGGGTGACTTCTCAACTGACTTTATATACCAATATTAAGATTGAAGATGATTCATCAGCTTTTGAAGAAAag aTGAAGTTCCTAACGTATCTTCAATATGatatcaaattattatctatgaaAATCAACGATATTAATAAAACGATTTTTCCAGAACCAATATTAAACATTGTAACACAAAATTTAGAATCATGTAGTGGAATGTTATTAAAGAAACTTGCTGAAGTTGAAACAATAATCAGTACATGCTTAAGTGCACAAAGTATATTCGCATTAAAACAAGTTTCAAATATTCCACGTTTATATCGTAAAACTAATCGAAGTGTACCTACAGAACCAGCACCATATGTTTATAAAGTACTTGAAACACCTCaaacatttgtaaaaaattatcaaaatttatttcacaagccaacatttgaattaattttgacaaatatttatgaaaaaattacaaatga ATATGTAAATGTAGTGGATGAAATCTTAACGCAAGTGCGAAAAACTGAAGACTCATTGCGACGTTTAAAAAAGGTACGACAGTCTCAAACTTCAGATTCTGGTATTGTTGGTGATGATCAGAAAATTCGAATTCAATTACAATTAGATGTGAAATATTTCTGTGAAgaagttagaaaaaattcaaGCAATGTTAATTTAAGtccattaattaatttagtcaAAGAtacgaattaa
- the LOC123297398 gene encoding bromodomain-containing protein 7 produces the protein MMKKHKKHKSDKKERYEGQSNDKQPALKLILKVGGSNSTPEHSNDSPCHLPAPSVASSLYSVSGTLDDESRQSAASSLFPTPDGGVHFEKHKKAKKKKKKKDRSKDREKKHKHHHKEKRRRRDESSQDDISIGEDSLIESPMLKRIGELTTPVGGMLPSRIATNNLLRTAMQNTFNAEHFASDNSQNIEARSPRSCVLRQRELDKKPLSKLLDYLVKTLEKRDLQQFFAWPVTDLIAPGYSHIITRPMDFSTMKHKISENQYNNLQEFISDFKLMCNNAMEYNHVDTIYYKAAKKLLHVGTKFLQPEKIRTLRHILPFMSEIPKDELGFEVSTVIDEIKTEQTMDIEESLIPNVIPTTNALDAASIDIKPKLKAMNFPLTKFEAIADDLSPEEILKQAQKAAKLAKQKLSTKVIEPKMGFLRQKKDGTTTLNILVGGDGVIDGTNEKPISLGALTGKLACGTGQLQGFKEDRRNIVKSNKPLYYGAFGSYAPSFDSTFANLSKEESELVLQTYGDENAVQYAESILDFTKDCDYTLQMVDSLLDILTGGEHSKTKKILDERKRLREEEETIRKLLEGRIAQNNDKNSTDEKIDLNKLKTLSSLGIDVTFLDNFEQQIKIDEEQKLLQERLETTSQLLEKLQQVQNDRLSMQPPSHLSNIAPPTESEIILADKITENLTDMAKKITPGDLVSLTAVRKAMGILPPESKDPAMDVTPALSGNTTDVPVGDLESELREFLENAGPTLSPHSAHLHDADNTIEDILMD, from the exons ATGATGAAAAAGCATAAGAAACATAAAAGCGACAAAAAGGAACGCTATGAAG gtcAATCGAACGATAAACAACCGGCATTGAAATTAATACTTAAAGTTGGTGGTAGTAATTCAACCCCTGAACATTCCAACGATTCTCCGTGTCATTTACCAGCACCATCAGTTGCATCCTCATTATACAGCGTGTCGGGAACATTAGACGATGAAAGCCGTCAATCTGCGGCAAGTAGCTTGTTTCCAACCCCGGATGGCGGagttcattttgaaaaacataagaaagctaaaaagaagaaaaagaaaaaggaTCGCAGCAAAGATCGTGAAAAGAAGCATAAGCACCACCACAAA gaaaaaagacGTAGAAGAGATGAATCAAGTCAAGATGATATTTCCATAGGAGAAGATTCATTGATCGAATCACCCATGTTAAAACGTATTGGTGAATTAACAACACCAGTTGGAGGAATGCTACCTTCTCGAATTGCAACTAATAATTTGTTACGCACAGCCATGCAAAATACATTTAATGCTGAACATTTTGCTTCAGATAATTCACAAAACATTGAag ctCGATCACCAAGATCATGTGTGCTACGGCAACGTGAATTAGACAAGAAACCGCTTAGTAAACTTTTAGAttatttggtaaaaacactTGAGAAACGTGATCTTCAACAATTTTTTGCTTGGCCTGTAACTGATTTAATTGCACCTGGTTATTCGCATATTATAACTCGTCCTATGGATTTTAGTACGATGAAACATAAAATCTCAGagaatcaatataataatttacaagaaTTTATT agcgattttaaattaatgtgtaATAATGCTATGGAATATAACCATGTGGACACGATTTATTATaaagcagcaaaaaaattacttcatgtaggcacaaaatttttacaaccaGAAAAAATACGAACATTAAGGCACATTTTACCATTTATGTCAGAAATACCTAAAGATGAATTAGGATTTGAAGTTAGTACTGtaattgatgaaattaaaaCTGAACAAACAATGGACATTGAAGAAAGTTTAATACCAAATGTAATTCCGACGACAAATGCTTTAGATGCAGCATCGATTGATattaaaccaaaattaaaagCAATGAATTTCCCATTAACCAAATTTGAAGCAATTGCTGATGATTTATCACCTGAAGAAATTTTAAAGCAAGCTCAAAAAGCAGCAAAATTAGCAAAGcaaaaattatctacaaaagTAATTGAACCTAAAATGGGATTTTTACGTCAAAAGAAAGATGGCACCACTACGTTAAATATATTGGTTGGCGGTGACGGAGTAATTGATGGTACAAATGAAAAACCAATTTCACTAGGAGCTCTAACTGGAAAATTAGCTTGTGGAACCGGTCAATTacaag gatTTAAGGAAGATCGGCGTAATAttgtaaaatcaaataaacCATTGTACTATGGTGCTTTTGGATCATATGCACCAAGTTTTGATTCTACTTTTGCAAATTTAAGTAAAGAGGAAAGTGAATTAGTTCTTCAAACCTATGGCGATGAGAATGCTGTCCAGTATGCTGAAAGTATTTTAGACTTTACGAAGGATTGTGATTATACATTACAAATGGTGGATAGCTTATTGGATATACTCACAG GAGGAGAGCatagtaaaactaaaaaaattctgGACGAACGAAAACGTTTACGTGAAGAAGAAGAAACAATTAGGAAATTATTAGAAGGTCGTATTGCTCAAAACAATGACAAGAATTCTAcagatgaaaaaattgatttaaataagttGAAGACGTTATCATCACTAGGAATTGATGTTACGTTCTTAGATAATTTCgaacaacaaattaaaattgatgaggAACAAAAATTACTGCAAGAACGATTAGAAACAACATCACAATTACTTGAAAAATTGCAACAGGTTCAAAATGATCGGTTATCAATGCAACCACCATCACATTTATCAAATATTGCTCCACCGACTGAAAGTGAAATTATATTAGCTgataaaataacagaaaatttgACAGATATGGCTAAAAAGATTACACCAGGTGATTTAGTGTCACTAACAGCTGTCAGAAAAGCAATGG GTATTTTACCTCCCGAATCAAAGGATCCTGCTATGGATGTGACACCAGCATTGAGTGGAAATACTACTGATGTGCCTGTTGGGGATTTAGAAAGTGAATTAcgtgaatttttagaaaatgccgGTCCTACTTTATCACCACATTCAGCTCATTTACATGATGCTGACAACACAATTGAAGATATTCTTatggattaa